A single genomic interval of Orcinus orca chromosome 19, mOrcOrc1.1, whole genome shotgun sequence harbors:
- the TLCD1 gene encoding TLC domain-containing protein 1, with amino-acid sequence MPPMLFPALPLLLGATLTFRALRHALCRLPLPAHVRADPLRTWRWHNLLVSFAHSIVSGIWALLCIWQTPEMLVDVESAWSLSGYLLVCFSAGYFIHDTLDIVVSQQARASWEYLVHHVMAMGAFFSGIFWSRFVGGGVLTLLVEVSNIFLTIRMMMKINNAQDLLLYRVNKYINLFMYFLFRLAPQAYLTHFFLGYAGQRNLGTFLLGILLMLDIMILIYFSRLLRSDFCPQGVPSRQHKDKFLIE; translated from the exons ATGCCCCCAATGCTCTTCCCCGCCCTGCCGCTGCTCCTGGGCGCCACGCTGACCTTCCGGGCGCTCCGGCACGCGCTCTGTCGCCTGCCTCTGCCTGCGCACGTGCGCGCCGACCCCCTGCGCACCTGGCGCTGGCACAACCTTCTCGTCTCCTTCGCCCATTCCATTGTGTCAGGGATCTGGGCGCTGCTGTG tATATGGCAGACCCCTGAGATGCTGGTGGACGTTGAGAGCGCATGGTCGCTTTCTGGCTATCTGCTTGTTTGCTTTTCCGCAG GGTACTTCATCCACGACACACTGGATATTGTGGTTAGCCAACAGGCACGAGCTTCTTGGGAATACCTCGTCCACCACGTCATG GCTATGGGTGCCTTCTTTTCAGGCATCTTTTGGAGCAGATTTGTTGGTGGGGGCGTCCTAACACTGCTGGTGGAGGTCAGCAACATCTTTCTCACAATACGCATGATGATGAAGATCAATAATGCCCAGGACCTCCTCCTCTATCGAGTCAACAAATACATCAACTTGTTTATGTACTTTCTTTTCCGACTGGCCCCTCAGGCGTACCTCACCCATTTCTTCCTGGGTTACGCCGGCCAGAGGAACCTGGGAACCTTTCTGCTGGGCATCCTGCTTATGCTGGACATCATGATCCTCATCTACTTTTCCCGCCTCCTCCGCTCTGACTTCTGCCCCCAAGGTGTCCCCAGCCGGCAACACAAAGACAAGTTCTTGATTGAGTGA